One window of Phycisphaeraceae bacterium genomic DNA carries:
- a CDS encoding YraN family protein: MPGAWINSLLERLGLKRTNLGGPSRRAGHAANIGAWGEREAEKMLRQKGYAIIGRNVVTPHGEADLVCRDPDGRTMVIVEVKSRVVRGEGIHHRPERSVDRSKSARLRRIARGLRGSNGWWDRQVRVDVVAVERVGDEMNAQVQTRHHEGLVRLSARRT, from the coding sequence ATGCCGGGTGCGTGGATCAACTCGCTGCTGGAACGTCTCGGGCTGAAACGGACGAACCTCGGTGGTCCTTCGCGTCGCGCGGGGCATGCCGCGAACATCGGTGCCTGGGGCGAGCGCGAGGCAGAGAAGATGCTGCGCCAGAAGGGGTACGCGATCATCGGGCGGAACGTGGTCACGCCACACGGCGAGGCGGATCTGGTCTGCCGCGATCCCGATGGTCGCACGATGGTGATCGTCGAGGTCAAGTCGCGGGTTGTGCGCGGCGAGGGAATCCACCATCGCCCCGAGCGATCGGTGGATCGCTCAAAGTCGGCGCGTCTGCGTCGGATCGCCCGAGGCCTGCGCGGCTCGAACGGGTGGTGGGACCGCCAGGTGCGTGTCGACGTGGTCGCTGTCGAACGCGTCGGCGACGAGATGAATGCTCAGGTCCAGACCCGACACCATGAGGGCTTGGTGCGCCTCTCCGCTCGGCGCACGTGA